CGTTGTTGACCGTGAGAAAACCGAAACCACGGCACTTGCCAGTTTTCCGGTCTTTAATTAGTTTTGTAGTAACAGCATCGCCTTCTGCCGCAAAAACTGCTTGCAGATCTTGACGATCTATTTCTTCTTTTGGCAAATTGCCTATATATAGGCGAACGGACATGAACTATACCTCCAGAGTTAAATGAACAGGCACAAGGCAAGAAAACAATCACTTGGCTTTGGCTTTTAAATAGATGCTATTGACTAAGATTGCCATAAACCAATTTTTTTAATCCAAACTGTCAACCTATACAATACAGTTTTTCGTCGGGATCAAGCTTGTTTAATACAAAAGCGCATACGACGCTCAGCTAACATCACTTTAATTCTAAGAATTGTAAATCTATTAGCCTACTGTCTGCCACAGTAAATATTTTTTTCAATGCTCTTGCCCGCAGAATTAAATACCATTCCTTACATTATCACGGTATTTTCTACGTAGCTAGTTCAGCGCACACATTTCCGACGATAGTATTATTGCATCCTAGCATAATGTACATTTTTTTTCTCAAGAGCGCACACGGGAAACAAAAACCAGCCCAAGGCTGGTTGATTTGCTGCTGTGTTGGGGGAATAAAAAGAGAAATTGGCGCAATCACCGAGTTGTGATAACCAAGCTATGGTGTTGAATTATGCCAATTGCTGGAGGTTATGTTAATAAACGTAACACTCAGGCAAATAAATTGCAATATTTCTTTACATTTTAGTTTGTCAGTTGTCAGTTGTTAGTTGTCAGTTGTCATTGACTAACCCGTGAGAAAAATGTATGCACCCCAAGCTTGTGCTGCAACTGCCAAAACAGTAGACCAGATGGGGTGAGGGCTATGAAGTTTTTTACCACTTTGAGTTTGCAAGGTTTGAATGTCAATCCAAGGTGTTGCCCCTCGGCGGAACCAGCCTGTAACTGTAATCTGCCGACCGATTAAATCTTGGAAATTGACTGGCTGCCCTAACCAGGAAATGTGGTGCAATTTTACTAAACCTGTACTTGACTGTAGGATTAAGTCTTGCGCTAGGCAATTGCTGGTACCCCGACGGCCTAATAGCTTGCCGACAAGATGTACTTTAACACTGTCGATGGGAATGGTAGATGGATTAGCTAATAGGTTGGGTAAGAGATCATCAGTTTGTAGGCTGCTAGTTTTAATCTCTGGAAAAAAAGAGTTCATCCGGATCACCATACCGATGCTAAAGCCAATGAGTAGGCAACCTGTGACGAATGACCAATCTTCATATATCCACTTCAAATTTAAAAACTTGAGTGTGAAAGCAGTTTGCCATAACAGCCAAATCAGACCTGCAAACACAAAACCTAAAGGAATGCCCAAAAAAGGAGCTATTTGTAATAAGAAGGACTGACGCGTTACCTTTAAAGACTGTTGGCTTAAAGATTGCTGGCTAGCCAGATGTAGTTCGGTGTCTATATGCCAGTGCTGGGCTATTTGACAAAGGCGTTGGATGCGATCGCCAATTAAAGGATGGGTATTGTTGATTGCCAACCAATGGCGATAGGGGTTGAGATGATCCCACATCAAAACAGATTCAAAGGTCAGATGTCCGGCAACACTACCCAAAGACAGACTTTGCTGATAACCTACTGGCATGAGGATATTTAAGCTTTCCAACTGCCAACTGGTTTGTTCTGCTTTTTGCACATCACCAGCAATACCAATGGCTATTTTGAGTAAAGCGCGAGTTAAAGCATTGGGATTACCAGTAATTTCGGTTGCCAAGCGATCGCTATAATAAAGCCGCAACCGCGACAACCACAAAGCGGTACCAGTTAATAAACACCAAATGACATAAAACAGGCTGGCAACAATAGTAAATGGCGTCCGCAAAATTTGATTGGCTTTATCTCCCCACCCCGACACTTGCTGATATAGTCTGTATATTGGTAGCGTCACCACCAATACCAAAGACATCACCACAAAATCCCAGTGGGCAATATGCCCCAGTTCGGCAGCGTAAATTGTCGCAATTTCATCATCTGTTAGTTGTTCTAACAACCCCTGACTGACCACAATTCGGGCAGTATGAGGTAAATTTCCATAGGTCAAAGCCATTGGTGCTGCTATTGGTAGAATACGCAGCTGAGGTATTGGCCAGTGACGTTGTTGGCAATAGCGATGTAACACCCGCCCAGTCTCACGGCTGTGGTTATTCAAGACATCTTTGGATAACTCTCGCTGCCCATAAGATGCTAACAGCCAATCTAGTAACCAGGGCGAAACTGCAACCAAGACGAACAAAACTATCAGTAAAAGTTGAGTAGTATCGCTGTAGAAAAGCTGCAATGGCTCCAAGTATGGTAGTTTGACTAAAGTAAAATTAATCAATTCCATTGCAAACTTGAGTATTTCCCGCAGCACCCAAAATAGAGCAATAAAAGTGCCTGCTGCCAGTAACCGCAATGGTATTAAGCTGGGCTTACGCAAAGGCTGCCATACCTTAGCGCGTTTTGCTTGCCGCCAATAAATGCCAAATTCTTTGATTTGTTTGTAGCCAGCACCCAAGAAACCATTAGGTGGTGTGGCAGGTTTTTCTATAAATGTTTTTTGAAAACCAGGAGGTGGCACAGCAGTGGAATTTCTGGGACTGACGGCTGTTAGTTTTGTTTTTTGTGGTTTCTTGGGTGGTGTCTGAGTAACTTGCGGGTTATTTGAGCGTGAATTCTCAAAGGCCACAAATCCAGTTTCAGAATTTGTTGATTGTCTATTATGTTTTTTGCGTGTTGTTAAGTGTGTGAGGGCGCGTTGCGCCCACTCTTTGACTTGTGAATTTTGGCTTGTTGTGAGACTTTGACACAAAGCGATCGCCTTAGGGATTTGGCCAAGGCGTGCATAAGCCATGACTAAGCCAACCTGGGCTTGCAAGGTAGCAGTTTCATTGTCCTGGCTATTTGCCACAGGTTCTAAGTGAGCGATCGCTGTTTGGTAATTTCCTTGCTTGAGGGCAATTAAACCAGCCTCCAAAGACGATTCGGCATGTGAAGGCATAGAAATCCAGCACTCCAATCTGTTCTAATTAATTCATGGTTTTATCAAAGCGCATTCAGAACCCTGACAATCAACCGCGCCCCGTACCGCCTAACTTTGTGAATTATTCTTCCACTGGTTTTTGAGCGGAAAATACCGGGGCGATGGCACTTAACTCTAACTCTGGATGATCTCCCTGTAACTGTTGGCAATTCCACTCATTGCGGAATAGCAAAACTGGGCGTCCCATGCTGTCTTTGACTGTGGTAGTGTTAAATATACGTCCCACCTTGTTCAAAGCTTCCCAACCACCTTCAACCCAACGGGCTACGCTGTAGGGCAATAATTCTAATATGGTTTCTACACCGTACTCGTTTTGTAGACGAAACTGCACCACTTCAAATTGCAGCTGACCTACAGCCGCGAGAATTGGATCGCGTTTGGCTTCATCAATTGAGTACATAATTTGTACTGCACCTTCTTCGCGCAATTCCGAAATGCCTTTCTGAAATTGCTTAAACTTGGAAGGGTTGGGGTTTCTCAAAGTCGCAAACAGTTCTGGGGAAAAATACGGAATCCCTTCATATTCCAGCTTTTGACCAGTGTAAATTGTATCGCCGATCGCAAAAACTCCTGGATTGTTCAAACCGATCACATCACCCGGATAAGCTTCATCAATGGATTCCCGTTCTTGAGCAAAAAGTTTTTGTGGACGAGATAAGCGGACAACTTTGCCAGTCCGGGCGTGATTCACTGTCATATCTTTTTCAAACTTACCAGTGCAGACCCGGACAAAAGCCACGCGATCGCGGTGTTTGGGATCCATATTCGCTTGCAGTTTGAAAACAAAACCAGAAAAATCGGGGTAGGTGGGGGGAACTTCGCCAACACTGCTGTTATGAGAACCGGGTTTTAGGGCATAGCCCAGGAAATACTTGAGGAATAACTCTACCCCAAAGTTGGTCATGGCGCTACCAAAGAAAACTGGTGTCATTTTTCCTTGATGTACCAATTGCAAATCGAGTTCCGGCCCGACTCCTTCTAAAAGTTCTAAATCATTTTTCAGTTGATAATATAATTCTTGTTCCAGCAGTTCTTCAATTTGGGCATCACCCAAATTGACGATTGTATCGCGGGCTTCCCGGCTACCGTGGGCGCTGCGTTCAAATAAGTGAATTTGTTGCTGATCTCTATCAAAAACGCCTTTAAAGCGATCGCCCATACCAATCGGCCAGTTGACTGCATAGGTTTGCAAGCCTAATTCTTGCTCAATTTCATCCAACAGTTCCAGAGGTTCTCTTCCCGGACGGTCGAGTTTATTCACGAATGTAAAAATGGGCAACCCACGCAGCTTACAAACTTCAAATAACTTTCTGGTTTGAGGTTCCAAACCTTTAGCTGCATCGATCAGCATCACCGCATTATCGGCAGCCGCTAAAGTACGATAAGTATCTTCGCTAAAATCTTGGTGTCCTGGTGTGTCTAATAAATTTATCTGGCAATTTTGGTATTCAAATTGCAACACCGTGGAGGTAATGGAAATTCCCCGTTGTTGTTCCATTGCCATCCAGTCTGAGGTAGCCTTACGCTGTGCCCTGCGTGCCTTTACCGCCCCAGCTTCGTGAATCGCACCCCCGTATAGCAGTAGCTTTTCTGTAAGTGTCGTTTTACCAGCATCAGGGTGGGAAATAATCGCAAAGTTACGGCGAAGTTCCACAGCTTTATTAAGTTCTGACTCAAGTTCAATTGACATAAGTGTATTTGTTTGCTTGTAAATTATCTTAATGTTTTTACTCTAGCGAGTCTTTTAATCTTAAAACAACCATGCTCGTGATAGGGTCGTATACAACGAACAACCAGAATGAACAGGAGAAAAAAATGTACGACACAGACAAGCGCAAGCTGCTATCTGCTTTGTCTCATGCAGCGATTTTTTTCAGCACCCTATTTGTTTCTGTAGGTTTACCTATTGCTCTGTTGTTTGTAACAGACGATCGAATTGTGAAAGAAAATGCCAAAGAATCGATTAACTTTCACTTGAATGTGTGGATTTATGGAACAATTATTACAATTTTAATTTGGTTAACCCTTGGTTTGCTGTTTCCCTTAGCTGGTCTAGGATATCTGCTACACTGGGGACTAACAACTTGGGCAATAGCTTCCGTACTCCTCAATCCCGATCAACCTTTTCGTTATCCCTTCATTTTTCGAGTTTTGTAGCACAAATGATGCTCAGGAAGTAAACATAATTCAATCCTCACGAGTAGGGGCACAAGGTATTCTGTGCCTATTTGATTGTTGCTCACCTGACTTAAAAATACTTTGTGTCTTCGTGCCTTGGTGGTAAAAGTTCCTCATGGGGAAACTCCATGAGGAACTGCCTCACAAAAGACACCAAGACACAAAGAGTTTTCATTCGTTCTAGTGTAGGTAGTTCATGACGGCTATCTATTTAGTTGAGATTGGAAAATTGGCAAATTACAACTGAGCTTTGGCACAATCACCCATGCCCCATACCCCATACCCGATTGTTTAATTTCTTTATTATTAATTGGGACGATTTTTAATATAGTTATTTTAGTGTCCCTTGGATATGGATCAACCAAGCTGTAGAATACAAAATTGCCCCACAACTTGAGCAAGAGTAG
Above is a window of Nostoc sp. UHCC 0702 DNA encoding:
- a CDS encoding M48 family metalloprotease; the encoded protein is MPSHAESSLEAGLIALKQGNYQTAIAHLEPVANSQDNETATLQAQVGLVMAYARLGQIPKAIALCQSLTTSQNSQVKEWAQRALTHLTTRKKHNRQSTNSETGFVAFENSRSNNPQVTQTPPKKPQKTKLTAVSPRNSTAVPPPGFQKTFIEKPATPPNGFLGAGYKQIKEFGIYWRQAKRAKVWQPLRKPSLIPLRLLAAGTFIALFWVLREILKFAMELINFTLVKLPYLEPLQLFYSDTTQLLLIVLFVLVAVSPWLLDWLLASYGQRELSKDVLNNHSRETGRVLHRYCQQRHWPIPQLRILPIAAPMALTYGNLPHTARIVVSQGLLEQLTDDEIATIYAAELGHIAHWDFVVMSLVLVVTLPIYRLYQQVSGWGDKANQILRTPFTIVASLFYVIWCLLTGTALWLSRLRLYYSDRLATEITGNPNALTRALLKIAIGIAGDVQKAEQTSWQLESLNILMPVGYQQSLSLGSVAGHLTFESVLMWDHLNPYRHWLAINNTHPLIGDRIQRLCQIAQHWHIDTELHLASQQSLSQQSLKVTRQSFLLQIAPFLGIPLGFVFAGLIWLLWQTAFTLKFLNLKWIYEDWSFVTGCLLIGFSIGMVIRMNSFFPEIKTSSLQTDDLLPNLLANPSTIPIDSVKVHLVGKLLGRRGTSNCLAQDLILQSSTGLVKLHHISWLGQPVNFQDLIGRQITVTGWFRRGATPWIDIQTLQTQSGKKLHSPHPIWSTVLAVAAQAWGAYIFLTG
- a CDS encoding peptide chain release factor 3 → MSIELESELNKAVELRRNFAIISHPDAGKTTLTEKLLLYGGAIHEAGAVKARRAQRKATSDWMAMEQQRGISITSTVLQFEYQNCQINLLDTPGHQDFSEDTYRTLAAADNAVMLIDAAKGLEPQTRKLFEVCKLRGLPIFTFVNKLDRPGREPLELLDEIEQELGLQTYAVNWPIGMGDRFKGVFDRDQQQIHLFERSAHGSREARDTIVNLGDAQIEELLEQELYYQLKNDLELLEGVGPELDLQLVHQGKMTPVFFGSAMTNFGVELFLKYFLGYALKPGSHNSSVGEVPPTYPDFSGFVFKLQANMDPKHRDRVAFVRVCTGKFEKDMTVNHARTGKVVRLSRPQKLFAQERESIDEAYPGDVIGLNNPGVFAIGDTIYTGQKLEYEGIPYFSPELFATLRNPNPSKFKQFQKGISELREEGAVQIMYSIDEAKRDPILAAVGQLQFEVVQFRLQNEYGVETILELLPYSVARWVEGGWEALNKVGRIFNTTTVKDSMGRPVLLFRNEWNCQQLQGDHPELELSAIAPVFSAQKPVEE
- a CDS encoding DUF4870 domain-containing protein, with protein sequence MYDTDKRKLLSALSHAAIFFSTLFVSVGLPIALLFVTDDRIVKENAKESINFHLNVWIYGTIITILIWLTLGLLFPLAGLGYLLHWGLTTWAIASVLLNPDQPFRYPFIFRVL